In Paenibacillus sp. FSL M7-0420, a single genomic region encodes these proteins:
- a CDS encoding serine hydrolase domain-containing protein, which produces MLTPKKKWRDAALAILAVMGLSAGLIFPGKHASAETGQAASPDSRIESPAKLEDTASLTAFVDGMMEEYMNRLQIPGAVISIVKDGKIILGKGYGSSNLEQAAPVDPATSMFRIASTTKLFTWTAVMQLVEQGKIDLDTDINTYLKSVKIPATYPEPITMRHLMTHTAGFEEGGVGYQIVTDPAGLPGSISETLNKHMLARIRPPGEMSAYSNYGATLAGMIVEDVSGIPYNDYIQMYIFDPLDMKHSTVVEPLPESFIPYQVVGYNSGNGSFIPGTPTFEGGFRPAGSGTVSAIDMAHFMIAHLQNGKYGNGQILKPETAAFMHSTAFQLDKRLPGVALGFAEKRVNGVRLISHGGSDPMFNTELYLAPAKQLGIFLSYNGGQGSEAATHLVQALFNRYYPAPEVKQPEFSASAESVQKYAGSYQFTRRNISDIDKFFNFFAQLNVTIVDNKISLGSGSEQQLYRAVAPNLFQLEEGTDQIGFLTDESGTVTHMLLDMAPEMPLERTPLLDQSKFWLILLGVSGFIFITALPGPLFFRRRFKAMTLPEKRAIRLSAGTAVWALLSFMTLFMVIMSMDIMQKLSSISPLLSVSLVMPIIMAGLTLAMLVSAILVWKNKYWTALRRVHYTLVTLSAAQLTFFFYYWNLLGWQFG; this is translated from the coding sequence ATGTTAACACCTAAGAAAAAATGGCGGGACGCTGCTCTGGCAATATTGGCTGTGATGGGATTAAGTGCGGGCCTTATATTTCCCGGGAAACATGCCAGTGCGGAGACAGGGCAAGCCGCTTCACCGGATTCCCGGATTGAATCTCCTGCCAAGCTTGAGGATACGGCAAGTCTGACAGCCTTCGTGGATGGAATGATGGAAGAGTATATGAACCGGCTGCAAATTCCCGGCGCGGTGATCTCCATCGTCAAGGATGGCAAAATCATTCTGGGCAAAGGGTATGGCAGCTCGAATCTGGAGCAAGCGGCTCCGGTTGACCCTGCAACCAGCATGTTCCGAATCGCTTCAACGACCAAGCTGTTTACCTGGACAGCTGTGATGCAATTGGTGGAGCAGGGCAAGATTGATCTGGACACGGACATTAACACCTACCTGAAATCTGTGAAGATTCCTGCCACTTATCCTGAACCCATCACCATGCGCCATTTGATGACCCATACCGCAGGCTTTGAAGAGGGCGGAGTTGGTTATCAGATCGTTACTGATCCTGCCGGATTGCCCGGTTCCATCTCGGAGACACTCAATAAACATATGCTGGCACGGATCAGACCGCCAGGTGAGATGAGTGCCTATTCTAATTATGGAGCAACGCTTGCAGGTATGATCGTGGAGGATGTCAGCGGTATTCCTTATAATGATTATATTCAGATGTATATCTTCGATCCGCTGGACATGAAGCATTCAACGGTAGTTGAGCCTTTGCCGGAGTCATTCATCCCTTACCAGGTGGTAGGGTATAATAGCGGGAACGGCAGCTTTATTCCTGGCACACCTACATTCGAGGGCGGATTTCGTCCTGCCGGCTCGGGTACTGTATCTGCAATAGACATGGCACATTTCATGATCGCGCATCTGCAGAACGGGAAATATGGCAACGGGCAGATTCTGAAGCCTGAGACGGCTGCATTCATGCATTCAACGGCATTCCAGCTCGATAAGCGCCTGCCGGGAGTAGCTCTCGGATTCGCAGAGAAGCGGGTGAACGGGGTGAGATTAATCTCTCATGGCGGCTCCGATCCCATGTTTAATACGGAATTGTATCTCGCACCAGCCAAGCAACTGGGGATTTTCTTATCCTACAATGGCGGTCAAGGCAGCGAAGCTGCGACCCATCTGGTCCAGGCCTTGTTCAACCGGTACTATCCCGCTCCTGAAGTGAAGCAGCCGGAGTTCTCCGCTTCCGCGGAATCCGTACAGAAATATGCCGGCTCCTATCAATTTACACGCCGCAACATAAGTGATATTGACAAGTTCTTTAACTTTTTTGCCCAACTGAATGTTACGATTGTGGATAACAAAATATCCTTGGGAAGCGGCAGTGAACAACAGCTGTACAGAGCAGTCGCTCCTAACCTGTTTCAGCTGGAGGAAGGGACCGATCAGATCGGCTTCCTTACGGATGAGTCCGGCACAGTAACACATATGCTCCTGGACATGGCTCCGGAGATGCCGCTGGAGCGTACGCCGCTTTTGGATCAGAGTAAGTTTTGGCTTATCCTCCTTGGTGTCTCAGGATTCATTTTCATCACGGCTTTGCCCGGCCCCCTCTTCTTCAGACGCAGGTTCAAGGCGATGACGCTCCCGGAAAAGCGGGCTATCCGATTATCTGCGGGAACTGCCGTTTGGGCGCTGTTATCTTTTATGACTCTGTTTATGGTTATTATGTCCATGGACATTATGCAGAAGCTCAGCAGTATCAGCCCTTTACTGTCTGTCAGCTTGGTTATGCCAATCATTATGGCGGGCTTGACCTTAGCAATGCTGGTCTCGGCTATACTGGTATGGAAGAATAAATATTGGACCGCCCTCAGGCGGGTGCATTACACATTAGTGACGCTTTCGGCTGCCCAACTGACGTTCTTCTTCTACTATTGGAATCTGCTCGGCTGGCAGTTTGGATAA
- a CDS encoding CueP family metal-binding protein, with protein MRKQIVAGTCAVIAAVGIFWYAGNEGRKTADHREVAVSTQPDTQAASSQNIKQMVADYSSRTLTADSASITSTQLIVDSGGPNEAAYELPEDEFFLSVAPYVQNTHPCATHSLTGCQGELTDQEFDVYIEDAEGKEVMNKSVKSQSNGFIDLWLPRDRKYRMTISQEGRTAQSEISTFESDDTCLTTMQLTAN; from the coding sequence ATGAGAAAACAAATCGTGGCGGGTACCTGTGCAGTCATTGCGGCAGTCGGAATCTTTTGGTATGCAGGAAACGAGGGGCGTAAGACGGCTGATCACCGGGAAGTAGCGGTCAGCACCCAGCCGGACACTCAGGCAGCATCCAGTCAAAATATCAAGCAAATGGTGGCAGATTACAGCTCGCGCACCTTGACGGCAGATTCCGCTTCGATTACCTCCACACAGCTAATCGTGGACAGCGGAGGTCCAAACGAAGCAGCTTATGAGCTTCCGGAGGATGAATTCTTCCTGTCGGTTGCTCCATATGTGCAAAATACGCATCCCTGCGCAACGCACAGCCTGACGGGCTGCCAGGGGGAGCTGACGGACCAGGAATTTGACGTATACATCGAAGACGCCGAAGGCAAGGAAGTGATGAACAAGTCCGTGAAATCCCAGTCCAACGGCTTCATCGACCTCTGGCTCCCGCGCGACCGGAAGTACCGGATGACAATCTCCCAAGAGGGCAGAACGGCCCAGTCCGAGATTTCTACCTTTGAGAGCGATGATACTTGCCTGACTACTATGCAATTAACAGCTAATTAG
- a CDS encoding TetR/AcrR family transcriptional regulator, translating to MNLREKQMQMTKELIKEAALGLFCTQGIERTDMAQIAGQAGVSRRTLYLHYKDKEDLAAKLYVDNLERMFGRLLFDFDFAQPVQSLEKILDQYLALKDHHEALIYYDAIFGVYYSTLSKNPAELPDFKRAMEVWYSRYINLETVAVAPEYQKKWLDLLQKSTHLYFMYLQKAVILSHQRGGSVTEEDRAADRQFKDFIMAGVRAI from the coding sequence TTGAATTTACGTGAAAAGCAAATGCAAATGACCAAAGAGCTCATTAAGGAGGCCGCGCTGGGCCTATTCTGTACTCAGGGGATCGAACGCACGGATATGGCACAGATCGCCGGACAAGCCGGTGTCTCCCGCCGCACGTTGTACCTTCATTATAAGGACAAGGAAGACTTAGCTGCTAAGCTCTATGTGGATAATCTGGAGCGGATGTTTGGCAGGCTGCTGTTTGATTTTGATTTTGCCCAGCCTGTACAATCCCTGGAGAAGATTCTGGATCAATATCTGGCATTAAAAGATCATCACGAGGCACTGATCTATTATGATGCCATTTTTGGAGTCTACTACAGCACCCTGTCCAAGAATCCGGCGGAGCTGCCTGATTTCAAGAGAGCTATGGAGGTCTGGTATTCCCGGTACATAAACCTTGAGACAGTAGCGGTGGCTCCAGAGTATCAAAAAAAGTGGCTGGATCTTCTGCAGAAGTCCACCCACCTGTATTTCATGTATTTACAAAAAGCCGTTATTCTGTCTCATCAGCGGGGCGGTTCCGTTACGGAGGAAGACCGGGCAGCGGACCGGCAATTCAAGGATTTCATTATGGCTGGCGTGCGGGCAATCTGA
- a CDS encoding ABC transporter substrate-binding protein yields the protein MRTRLLGLIAAVLLATGCSSGAGSGAADGKAGDGEGGTVTAAVQEPVKLKFSIWGNDAQKAMVQELVDEFEQLHSGIEVEIMTIPFADYQQKLSIMMASRTAPDAGWLAERMIPQLLESGQLVDIAAEVKEDAGYQYEDIYPSTLDIFKRGDQLYGIPFSTPPVLIYYNKDLFLKNGLKTPTELYEEGKWNYEEFLKAARSLTDPQRGIYGVKLVRDWNNWSDALLPLLWSHGAELFDSSGASFALNSPAGKEALQLYSDMMFKNKVHPLPGDEIAFDSGRLGMYTDRYSYTSKARAVTDFAWDIAPMPSGIKGTGTSLGYAGVSVFETSHPAEAAEFLKFITNAESMSITAQYFVPSRKSVLESDVFLRAASEPSPESIQRAVLDQIATARIAPGHKNWQQIDTKIQLLMDGLYTQTSTVDELLGQMELEVTPLMK from the coding sequence ATGCGGACAAGGCTGCTAGGTCTGATTGCTGCAGTGCTGCTGGCTACAGGGTGCTCCTCAGGTGCAGGGAGCGGAGCGGCTGACGGGAAAGCGGGGGATGGAGAAGGAGGGACGGTGACGGCTGCTGTGCAGGAGCCTGTGAAGCTGAAGTTCAGCATCTGGGGCAATGATGCGCAGAAGGCGATGGTCCAGGAGCTGGTGGATGAATTTGAACAGCTTCATTCCGGGATAGAGGTGGAGATCATGACGATTCCTTTTGCTGACTACCAGCAAAAGCTGTCGATTATGATGGCCTCCCGTACCGCGCCGGATGCCGGCTGGCTGGCGGAGCGGATGATTCCGCAGCTCCTGGAATCGGGCCAGCTGGTGGATATTGCAGCGGAGGTGAAGGAAGACGCCGGATATCAGTATGAGGATATCTATCCTTCTACGCTCGACATCTTCAAGCGTGGAGACCAGTTATACGGCATCCCGTTCTCCACGCCCCCGGTGCTGATCTATTACAATAAGGATCTGTTCCTGAAGAACGGCCTGAAGACGCCAACGGAGCTGTACGAGGAAGGGAAATGGAATTATGAGGAGTTCCTCAAGGCGGCGCGAAGCCTCACCGACCCGCAGCGCGGCATCTACGGCGTGAAGCTGGTCCGCGACTGGAACAATTGGTCGGATGCGCTGCTGCCGCTGCTCTGGTCGCATGGTGCAGAGCTGTTCGACAGCAGCGGAGCATCGTTTGCGCTGAATTCCCCCGCAGGGAAGGAAGCGCTGCAGCTCTATAGCGATATGATGTTCAAGAACAAGGTTCACCCGCTGCCCGGGGATGAGATTGCCTTCGACAGCGGCCGGCTTGGCATGTATACGGACCGTTACAGCTATACGTCGAAGGCCCGCGCAGTTACCGATTTCGCCTGGGACATCGCTCCGATGCCGTCAGGCATTAAGGGGACAGGGACTTCCCTCGGCTATGCGGGAGTGTCTGTCTTCGAGACCAGTCATCCGGCAGAGGCTGCAGAATTCCTCAAGTTCATCACCAATGCTGAGTCGATGAGCATCACCGCGCAATATTTCGTCCCGTCACGCAAGTCTGTTCTGGAATCCGATGTCTTCCTGCGGGCAGCCTCCGAGCCTTCACCGGAGAGCATTCAGCGGGCGGTTCTCGATCAGATCGCCACGGCGCGGATCGCGCCCGGGCATAAGAACTGGCAGCAGATAGATACGAAGATCCAGCTGTTAATGGACGGTCTCTACACGCAAACGTCCACCGTTGACGAGTTGCTCGGGCAAATGGAGCTTGAAGTTACCCCGCTTATGAAATAA
- a CDS encoding response regulator transcription factor encodes MATILIADDDDNIRKLMSLYLRKEGFGLEEAGDGTKAMSIIENSHVDLVILDIMMPGLNGWELCREIRRSDANLPLLMVTAKAESAHKVKGFQLGTDDYLTKPFDPVELVMRVKALLKRSLVVTSQSVQLGNVVLNRRTFQVTRGGMPVTLPLKEFDLLFLLVSHPRQIFTREQLIQQIWGLNYEGDGRTVDVHVSRLREKFSGNGEGFHIETARGLGYRLIPES; translated from the coding sequence GTGGCTACTATACTGATCGCGGATGATGATGACAATATCCGGAAGCTGATGTCTCTATATCTGCGCAAGGAAGGGTTCGGCCTCGAAGAAGCCGGGGATGGTACCAAGGCGATGTCCATCATTGAGAACTCACATGTCGATCTTGTGATTCTGGATATTATGATGCCGGGACTGAACGGCTGGGAGCTGTGCCGGGAAATCCGGCGTTCGGATGCCAACCTGCCCCTTCTCATGGTGACGGCCAAAGCGGAATCGGCCCACAAAGTGAAAGGATTTCAGCTCGGAACGGACGATTATCTGACCAAGCCCTTTGATCCGGTTGAGCTGGTTATGCGGGTAAAAGCGCTGCTCAAACGCTCACTGGTTGTCACTTCCCAGTCCGTACAGCTTGGCAATGTGGTGCTTAACCGCCGGACTTTTCAGGTTACACGCGGTGGAATGCCGGTCACGTTACCTTTGAAGGAATTTGATCTTCTGTTTTTGCTGGTCAGCCACCCCAGGCAGATCTTCACCAGAGAACAGCTGATCCAGCAAATCTGGGGTTTGAATTATGAAGGGGACGGCAGGACTGTGGATGTGCATGTCAGCCGGCTGAGAGAGAAGTTCAGCGGCAATGGCGAGGGTTTTCATATCGAAACCGCCCGCGGTCTGGGCTACCGCCTGATTCCTGAGTCATGA
- a CDS encoding sensor histidine kinase, whose protein sequence is MLSGKRFNRSAYVPLRTKFIILFCLLITIPFLIIGTISYKKYIAGVERSTVELSNQVVSQININLEHYIKELDRLTLAPLYDEDMMHILRKHRDPEKPGTYLSTDETLKMNLFISSLAFDRGEIESILVFTNDGGIFSNLDQSVRKRWDRSMADWMDTVEREDGGLTILPPHAAAYYTERKQGIISVARVIREPYTNAMLGIVKVDLTARGFGSIVSTVRSSGSGLLQITGKDQVVLYSEADKLPDSRESYITASAQSSYTGLKVTSLMPRAQLREDARELTNSTLVVSIIALMAAYAAAILLSSRLIKPIAHLQSKMRQVKRGLFLERATVTTSDEIGQLTEGFNTMIGEIDRLVKEVYETRLKEREAELLALQSQIHPHFLYNTLEMVNMLALQGNTRELSGVVTSLGKLLRYTVGHREQMVYVLDEVKFVEAYLRIQGMRLGDKLQAVIHIDSSFDYCMVPKLILQPLIENVIEHAMGPDTLHLTLAASVDEEDLVLSVKDDGLGIDGARMLELEEQLYGRQPRAAADAEQGGFGRILKGFALRNVHQRLRLLYGEPYGLTLDNTAERGVTVSLRLPMNWEAMNNTGPDGDRQEEA, encoded by the coding sequence ATGTTATCCGGTAAAAGATTCAACCGGTCCGCTTATGTGCCGCTGCGCACGAAGTTTATCATTTTATTCTGCCTGCTGATTACCATTCCGTTCCTGATCATCGGCACTATCAGCTATAAGAAATATATTGCCGGAGTAGAACGCAGCACGGTGGAGCTGTCCAATCAGGTTGTCAGCCAGATTAATATTAATCTGGAGCATTATATTAAAGAGCTGGACCGTCTGACGCTTGCACCTCTGTATGATGAGGATATGATGCACATTCTCCGCAAGCACAGGGACCCGGAGAAGCCCGGCACCTATCTGAGCACGGATGAGACGCTGAAGATGAACCTGTTTATCTCTTCGCTGGCTTTTGACAGGGGGGAAATCGAGAGCATTCTGGTATTCACCAATGACGGCGGCATCTTCAGCAATCTGGACCAGAGTGTAAGGAAGCGGTGGGACCGCAGCATGGCAGACTGGATGGATACCGTAGAACGGGAGGACGGGGGCCTGACCATCCTTCCGCCGCATGCCGCAGCCTATTATACAGAACGGAAGCAGGGAATTATCTCTGTGGCCAGGGTTATCCGTGAGCCGTACACCAATGCAATGCTGGGAATCGTCAAAGTGGATCTGACGGCGCGGGGCTTCGGGTCTATTGTATCAACGGTACGTTCCAGCGGGAGCGGCCTGCTGCAGATTACGGGCAAAGATCAGGTGGTCCTGTACTCGGAAGCGGACAAGCTTCCCGACTCGCGGGAGTCTTACATTACGGCTTCTGCGCAATCTTCGTACACGGGACTTAAGGTGACCTCGCTGATGCCGCGGGCGCAGCTCCGGGAGGATGCCCGTGAATTAACCAACTCTACGCTGGTGGTGTCCATTATTGCCTTGATGGCGGCTTATGCGGCAGCTATTCTGCTGTCCAGCCGCCTGATTAAGCCGATTGCCCATCTCCAGTCGAAGATGAGGCAGGTGAAGCGGGGGCTGTTCCTGGAACGTGCGACAGTCACCACCAGCGATGAAATCGGGCAGCTGACCGAAGGGTTCAATACGATGATCGGCGAGATCGACCGTCTGGTCAAAGAGGTCTATGAGACCCGGCTGAAAGAGCGGGAGGCAGAGCTGCTGGCGCTGCAGAGCCAGATTCATCCGCATTTTCTGTACAATACGCTGGAGATGGTGAACATGCTGGCCCTTCAGGGCAATACCCGGGAGCTCTCTGGTGTGGTAACTAGTCTCGGCAAGCTGCTGCGTTATACCGTAGGCCACCGGGAACAGATGGTGTATGTGCTGGATGAGGTGAAATTCGTGGAAGCGTACCTGCGCATTCAGGGCATGCGCCTGGGGGACAAGCTGCAAGCTGTAATTCACATTGATTCTTCCTTCGATTACTGTATGGTGCCGAAGCTGATTCTGCAGCCGTTGATCGAGAATGTCATTGAACATGCGATGGGACCGGATACGCTGCATCTTACCTTGGCCGCTTCTGTGGACGAAGAGGATCTGGTCCTGTCGGTCAAGGATGACGGCCTTGGCATCGACGGCGCACGGATGCTGGAGCTTGAAGAACAGCTATATGGCCGTCAGCCCCGGGCCGCAGCCGATGCGGAGCAGGGAGGATTTGGCCGGATACTCAAGGGGTTCGCGCTGCGCAATGTCCATCAGCGGCTGCGGCTGCTCTATGGAGAGCCTTACGGCCTGACACTGGATAACACGGCAGAGCGCGGTGTAACGGTCTCGCTGCGGCTGCCTATGAACTGGGAAGCGATGAACAATACCGGCCCTGACGGGGACAGACAGGAGGAGGCATAA
- a CDS encoding Na+/H+ antiporter — MELFEYILLMLAAVSLSNLVNRFIPSLSVPIIQIALGMALTWLPLHFELELNPELFLLLFIAPLLFNDGRLADKVALWKLKKPILLLALGLVFLTVGVLGYFLHWLLPVLPLAAAFALAAALAPTDAIAVGALEQKVKIPHQTMQILEGESLINDASGLVSFQFAVAAMVTGAFSFKTASLSFISISLGGVVLGLVLTFIKYGIVRWLRRLGMENVTLHMLIEILTPFAIFMAAEELGVNGILAVVSAGIAHSFGYKQMNPEVAKLNIVSKSTWSVIIFVLNGLVFLLLGTQLPEIIQTVWNNPEIGNVQVILYTLLLTAAVLGLRLIWMLVMDIPEGEEPRGPWKLEFKKALILTLSGVRGTITLASTMSLPFFLDDGSYFPARDLIIFLAAGVILWTLLASNFLLPLLLGSDHEAEHSAEEAQARIEILRSVVAGLNEQATDQSRLALNHLTGIYNTRIRMLKKNEEAEEMERKLGVKALKWQREYTMLALKQHEVNPYTAYRYLNRLNRQLFIYTRDPQYKNDLIPFKSWEEITGVIQQVRLSAQERREESNRLQSGIFAYVLEKLRELQNTGEMEPEVISALILRYERGRMRLTRPESISATKREFEESLHELSRAGIQLERDNIQLMFEAGRISRASMKEMKRDILFMEHDLREEMGY, encoded by the coding sequence TTGGAATTATTTGAGTATATTTTGTTGATGCTGGCAGCCGTGTCGCTGTCAAATCTGGTGAACCGGTTCATCCCCTCGCTCTCCGTGCCGATCATTCAGATTGCACTGGGGATGGCCTTGACCTGGCTGCCCCTGCATTTCGAGCTGGAGCTGAACCCGGAGCTGTTCCTGCTGTTATTCATTGCTCCCTTGCTGTTCAATGACGGCAGGCTTGCCGATAAAGTGGCCTTATGGAAGCTGAAAAAGCCGATTTTGCTGTTGGCGTTGGGACTGGTTTTTCTAACGGTAGGGGTGCTGGGCTATTTCCTGCACTGGCTGCTACCGGTACTGCCTCTGGCGGCTGCGTTTGCGCTGGCGGCGGCACTGGCCCCTACGGATGCGATCGCTGTAGGCGCACTGGAGCAAAAGGTGAAAATTCCCCATCAGACGATGCAAATTCTCGAAGGAGAATCTTTGATTAACGACGCATCGGGTCTGGTATCCTTTCAATTTGCAGTCGCAGCTATGGTCACAGGCGCATTCTCTTTCAAAACGGCCAGTCTGAGCTTTATCTCCATTTCTCTTGGCGGTGTGGTGCTGGGTCTTGTGCTGACATTCATTAAATACGGGATCGTCCGCTGGCTGCGCAGGCTAGGGATGGAGAATGTGACGCTACATATGCTGATTGAGATCCTGACGCCGTTTGCTATTTTTATGGCCGCCGAGGAATTGGGGGTCAATGGAATTCTGGCGGTTGTGAGCGCCGGGATTGCCCATTCCTTCGGATATAAGCAGATGAATCCTGAGGTAGCCAAGCTGAATATCGTATCCAAAAGCACCTGGTCCGTCATTATCTTCGTCCTGAACGGACTGGTCTTCCTGCTGCTGGGCACCCAATTGCCGGAGATCATACAAACGGTCTGGAACAACCCGGAAATAGGGAATGTCCAGGTTATCCTGTATACCCTCCTCTTAACCGCTGCTGTCCTCGGTCTGAGGCTGATCTGGATGCTGGTTATGGATATCCCCGAAGGGGAGGAGCCGCGCGGACCCTGGAAGCTGGAGTTCAAGAAGGCACTGATTCTCACACTGTCAGGAGTGCGCGGTACGATTACCCTGGCGAGTACGATGTCACTGCCGTTTTTCCTGGATGACGGCTCTTACTTTCCGGCGAGGGACCTGATTATTTTCCTGGCGGCGGGTGTCATTCTGTGGACCCTGCTGGCGTCTAACTTTCTGCTGCCGCTGCTGCTTGGCTCAGATCATGAAGCGGAGCATAGCGCCGAGGAAGCCCAGGCCCGGATCGAAATTCTGCGCAGCGTGGTTGCGGGGCTAAATGAGCAGGCTACAGACCAGTCCCGCCTGGCTTTGAACCATCTAACCGGCATCTATAACACACGAATCCGCATGCTGAAGAAGAATGAAGAGGCCGAGGAAATGGAACGAAAGCTTGGAGTGAAGGCGCTCAAGTGGCAGAGGGAATACACGATGCTTGCGCTTAAGCAGCACGAGGTGAACCCGTATACGGCATACCGTTATCTGAACCGGCTGAACCGGCAGTTGTTCATCTACACCCGTGATCCGCAGTACAAGAATGATCTGATTCCGTTCAAAAGCTGGGAAGAAATCACCGGTGTCATCCAGCAGGTCCGCTTAAGCGCGCAGGAGCGGCGTGAGGAATCGAACCGGCTGCAATCCGGGATTTTCGCTTACGTTCTTGAGAAGCTGAGAGAGCTGCAAAATACGGGGGAGATGGAGCCTGAAGTGATCAGCGCCCTGATTCTGCGCTATGAGCGGGGAAGAATGCGGTTAACCCGTCCGGAGTCCATCTCTGCTACGAAGCGGGAGTTCGAAGAGTCGCTGCATGAGCTGTCCCGCGCGGGCATTCAGCTAGAGCGTGATAACATTCAACTTATGTTCGAAGCCGGACGGATCTCTAGAGCTAGCATGAAGGAAATGAAACGTGATATCCTGTTCATGGAACATGATTTGCGGGAAGAGATGGGCTATTGA
- a CDS encoding HAMP domain-containing sensor histidine kinase gives MIKTLYVRVILTFLGIIVFSLICSFFIGLYVFQKQISYEGQNEMITVGREIIHRYDDARPEDTDEFLNSMVKVSAHPIHLYDQSGEHTFYGLADSPAVTITPGAVRQVLQGKVYRSSTEDNDTFIGMPFMLKGEWRAMFLQYSAENEHIVNRLVLFVLLLVLVLGSGCIVVAARYLVEPIKALTNATRRLAKGDFEVDLKMNRVDEIGELTQSYVEMAGELKQLEQMRQDFVSNVSHEIQTPLTSISGFAKALQNNDLIAEEERKDYLDIIIAESGRLSRLSDNLLKLASLDSEHHPFSAVSFRLDEQIRTIVVTCEPQWAARSIVIDLELPEAVYIIGDEDQLKQVWMNLLGNSIKFTPEGGKIRIRIDHSAAEVAVTISDNGIGISPEEWGAVFQRFYTIDKSRNGRNNGNGLGLAIVSKIVSLHQGSIELDGAAKEGTTIIVRLPARQP, from the coding sequence ATGATCAAGACACTGTATGTTCGGGTCATTCTCACATTTCTCGGCATTATTGTCTTTAGTCTGATCTGTTCCTTTTTCATCGGCTTGTATGTATTTCAGAAGCAAATAAGCTATGAGGGACAGAACGAGATGATTACAGTGGGCAGGGAGATCATTCACCGCTATGATGACGCCAGGCCTGAAGATACGGATGAGTTCCTGAATAGTATGGTTAAGGTATCGGCGCATCCTATCCATTTGTACGACCAGTCGGGGGAACATACTTTTTACGGGCTCGCGGATAGTCCGGCTGTTACCATCACTCCCGGGGCTGTCCGGCAAGTGTTGCAGGGGAAGGTCTATCGTTCTTCCACGGAAGATAATGATACGTTTATTGGAATGCCCTTTATGCTCAAGGGAGAGTGGCGTGCGATGTTCCTGCAGTACTCGGCCGAGAACGAACATATTGTCAACCGTCTGGTACTCTTTGTGCTGCTGCTCGTGCTTGTGCTGGGAAGCGGTTGTATTGTTGTGGCTGCCAGATACCTGGTGGAGCCGATCAAGGCTTTGACTAATGCCACCAGAAGATTGGCCAAGGGTGACTTTGAGGTAGATCTTAAGATGAACCGTGTAGACGAGATCGGAGAGCTGACACAGAGCTATGTGGAGATGGCGGGGGAATTGAAGCAGCTGGAGCAGATGAGGCAGGATTTCGTCTCTAATGTCTCCCATGAAATCCAGACACCGCTTACCTCCATTTCGGGTTTTGCCAAGGCACTGCAGAACAATGATTTGATTGCGGAAGAGGAGCGTAAGGACTATCTGGATATCATCATTGCGGAGAGTGGACGTCTGTCACGGCTGAGTGATAATCTGCTGAAGCTGGCTTCCCTGGATTCCGAGCATCACCCCTTCTCGGCAGTCTCCTTCCGGCTTGATGAGCAGATTAGAACCATCGTGGTGACCTGTGAGCCGCAATGGGCAGCCCGAAGCATCGTTATCGATCTGGAGCTGCCGGAAGCGGTCTATATCATTGGCGATGAGGATCAGCTGAAGCAGGTGTGGATGAATCTGCTGGGCAACAGCATCAAGTTCACGCCTGAAGGCGGGAAGATCCGCATCCGTATAGACCACAGTGCAGCAGAAGTTGCGGTCACGATCAGCGATAATGGCATCGGGATCTCCCCGGAAGAGTGGGGTGCGGTATTCCAAAGATTCTATACCATAGACAAGTCGCGGAATGGAAGGAATAACGGGAACGGTCTGGGACTGGCCATTGTCTCAAAAATCGTCTCCCTGCATCAGGGCAGTATTGAGCTGGACGGTGCGGCAAAAGAGGGAACAACGATTATCGTCAGATTGCCCGCACGCCAGCCATAA